The following coding sequences lie in one Vanessa atalanta chromosome 1, ilVanAtal1.2, whole genome shotgun sequence genomic window:
- the LOC125067940 gene encoding proteasome subunit beta type-2-like: MANTNLLIQCQLGIQCKEFTIIAADQMNIQSFIIMKDDADKLIEISERLLVGVNGDAADTTQFTQFVEKNLQLYLMKNKYQLDTPAIVHFTRKSMADALRDGNPRILNMLIAGYDEDNGCQLYTMDFLASCMKVPYAAHGLGGLFSIPILNHYYKPSLSEVEAYEVIKLCVRAIQKRLFITLPNFLVKTLSKDGVKVLPVINPATFMKS; this comes from the exons ATGGCTAATACTAATTTACTTATTCAGTGCCAACTCGGAATACAATGCAAGGAGTTCACAATCATCGCTGCAGATCAAATGAACATACAAAGCTTCATTATTATGAAAGATG ATGCGGATAAGCTCATTGAAATATCAGAGAGATTGTTAGTGGGTGTGAACGGAGACGCTGCGGATACAACGCAGTTCACGCAGTTCGTGGAGAAGAATTTGCAGCTGtatttgatgaaaaataaataccaacTCGATACACCAGCGATCGTGCACTTCACGAGGAAGAGCATGGCGGATGCTTTACGTGACGGG AATCCACGTATATTAAACATGTTAATTGCGGGATATGACGAAGATAACGGCTGTCAGTTGTACACAATGGACTTTTTGGCGTCCTGCATGAAGGTACCGTACGCGGCTCATGGTCTCGGTGGACTCTTCAGCATTCCAATTCTCAACCATTATTATAAGCCAA GCTTATCGGAAGTCGAAGCGTATGAGGTGATCAAACTGTGCGTCCGCGCGATCCAGAAGCGGTTGTTCATTACGCTGCCAAACTTCCTTGTGAAAACATTGTCCAAAGATGGCGTTAAAGTACTTCCCGTTATAAATCCAGCCACTTTTATGAAATCTTGA